The following coding sequences are from one Brienomyrus brachyistius isolate T26 chromosome 2, BBRACH_0.4, whole genome shotgun sequence window:
- the ccdc92 gene encoding coiled-coil domain-containing protein 92, translating to MASISLENELQSAQNNLLFLQQDHANTLKGLHSEIRRLQQHCTDLTYELMVKSSDPADGGEARCAELRRRCEELEVQLKAKEEENTELMRELEQKTAMISVLENTIKEREKKYLEELKLKSHRLAVLSGELEQRAGTIAYLTAQLHATKKRLLSGGSSEGSPGGSPAASYKPAPPPPREQQPDTPRRRMRKSLSQPLHADYAELCRAGADGRRLALRDALDAMPDPTPFLQARELAAEAPLPRERPAVIPPISRERSPAPSDPASPRHGLSQQPRAHVGVAHRIHRSAPPTAVQPELQTLAVDQVNDGKVTRKESGTDRTV from the exons ATGGCGTCTATCAGCTTGGAGAACGAGCTGCAGAGTGCCCAGAATAACCTGCTCTTCTTGCAGCAGGACCACGCCAACACTCTGAAAGGCCTGCACTCCGAGATACGCCGGCTGCAACAGCACTGCACTG ACTTGACTTATGAGTTGATGGTGAAAAGCTCCGATCCAGCAG acGGTGGCGAGGCACGCTGTGCCGAGCTGCGCAGGAGGTGCGAGGAGTTGGAGGTGCAGCTAAAGGCCAAAGAGGAggaaaacacagagctgatgcGTGAGCTGGAGCAGAAGACCGCCATGATCTCCGTGCTGGAGAACACCATCAAGGAGCGGGAGAAGAAGTACCTGGAGGAGCTGAAGTTGAAGAGCCACCGGCTGGCCGTGCTGTCGGGTGAGCTGGAGCAGCGGGCGGGCACCATCGCCTACCTCACTGCACAGCTGCACGCTACCAAGAAACGACTGCTGTCTGGTGGCTCCTCCGAGGGCAGCCCTGGGGGCAGCCCTGCCGCGTCTTATAAGccggccccgcccccccctcggGAGCAGCAGCCAGACACACCACGCCGGCGCATGCGCAAAAGCCTGTCGCAGCCACTGCATGCAGACTATGCTGAGCTGTGCCGGGCGGGGGCGGACGGCCGACGGCTGGCACTGCGGGATGCACTGGATGCCATGCCCGACCCAACGCCGTTCCTGCAGGCGCGTGAGTTGGCTGCAGAGGCCCCCCTGCCACGTGAGCGCCCTGCTGTCATCCCACCCATCTCCCGTGAACGCTCCCCAGCTCCTTCCGACCCTGCTAGTCCACGACACGGCCTCTCCCAGCAGCCTCGGGCCCATGTGGGTGTGGCCCACCGCATACATCGATCGGCCCCGCCCACAGCTGTACAGCCCGAGCTCCAGACACTGGCCGTAGATCAGGTCAATGATGGCAAGGTAACGAGGAAGGAATCGGGCACAGACAGAACAGTATGA